GCTCGGGGTCGATCAGGAGTTGTACGCCGACTGCGCCCGCTCCAGACCCTCCGCCACCAGGCACTCCACCGAATCGGCGGCCCGGTCCACGAAGTAGTCGAGCTCCTTGCGCTCCGTCGACGAGAAGTCCTTCAGCACGAAATCCGCGACCTGCATCCGGCCCGGCGGACGCCCGATCCCGAACCGCACCCGGTGGTAGTCCGCGCCCATCGCCTTCGTCATCGACTTCAGACCGTTGTGCCCGTTGTCCCCGCCGCCCAGCTTCAGCCGCAGCACGCCGTAGTCGATGTCCAGCTCGTCATGGACCGCCACCACGTGCGCCGTCGGCACCTTGTAGAAATCCCGCAGCGCCGTCACCGGACCGCCCGACAGATTCATGTACGACATCGGCTTCGCCAGGATCACCCGCCGGTTCGCCGGCCCCGGCGGACCCATCCGGCCCTCCACGACCTGCGCCTGCGCCTTCTGCGCCCGCTTGAACTTCCCGCCGATGCGCTCTGCCAGCAGGTCCGCCACCATGAACCCCACGTTGTGCCGGTTCGCCGCGTACTCCGGCCCGGGATTGCCGAGGCCGACGATCAGCCAGGGGGCGTTCGCGTCGGTCGTCATGTGGGTCGTCTCCTCGTGTCCGTACGAGCATAGGAAACGGGGTGACGAGCCGTACGGCCCGTCACCCCGTCACGTCAGGCAGAGCCTACGGCTCAGGCCTCGGCGCCCTCGGCGGCCTCGCCCTCGGCGGCCTCGGCAGCCGGCTCCTCGGCCTGCGCGGCCAGGATCTGGATGGCGACGGCGTCCTCGTCGGTGACCAGGGTGGTGCCCTTCGGCAGCGCGATGTCCTTGGCGAGGATGGAGGCACCGGCCTCCAGGCCCGCGATGGAGACCGTGACGGACTCGGGGATGTGGGTGGCCTCGGCCTCGACGGAGAGGGTGTTGAGGACGTGCTCCACGAGGAAGCTGCCCGGGGCGAGCTCGCCCTCGGTCTCGATGACGACCTCGACGGTGACCTTCTCGCCGCGCTTCACGAGCAGCAGGTCGACGTGCTCCAGGAAGCCCTTCAGCGGGTCACGCTGGGCGGCCTTCGGGATCGCCAGCTCCTGGCCCTTGCCCTCGATGTCCAGGGACAGCAGGACGTTCGGGGTGCGGAGCGCGAGCTGGAGCTCGTGGCCCGGCAGGTTCAGGTGGATCGGGTCCGAGCCGTGACCGTAGAGAACGCCCGGAACCTGGCCGGCGCGACGGATCTTGCGGGCGGCGCCCTTGCCGAACTCGGTGCGGACGGAAGCGGCGAGCTTGACCTCGGACATGTGCACTCCTCGTAGACGGTGACGAAAATCAGTGGTCACCCGGCCACGACTGGCGATGGCCTGCTACGAAGAGCGCGTCGATAACGGACCGCCGATCCGCAGAACGCGGACGGCCTCCCTCGCCGAGCAACTACGGCAGTCTACCGGCCGACCGCCGTCGCACCCAATTGGATCACCCGGTCCTCCGGGCGGGGTCCTCCCGGTGGCCTCATCAACTGCGTCATCGGAGCGGCAAGCGGACCGACCAGGCGTCGAAACCGGGCGGTCCAGGGAGAAACCACGTCGCGGGCGTCGACAGAAGACGCCACCTCGCGACGGAGGAGACATGCTCAGGAGAACCGGCCCCCTGGTCCCTTCTACTTCTTCCCCTTCAACGGGCAGACGAGGAGAGGGAACACGACGGTCACCGTGCCCGACGGGCGGTACGTCATGCGGCTCACCGTCCTCAAGGCGCTCGGCACCGAAGCGGCCGACACCGAGACCTGGACGTCGCCGACGTTCACCATCGACCGCCCCTAGGACGAAACCCCGCACGGGGCGAAACAGTAAGGGCCACTCCCCTGGGGGAGTGGCCCTTACTCATGTCACGACAGTGGCTGAATCACGCCCCTGCGACACGTGATGCCGATCCGGATCGGCTCAGTGCTCCTCGAAGAGGCTCGTCACCGAACCGTCCTCGAACACCTCACGCACCGCGCGCGCGATCGTCGGAGCGATCGACAGCACCGTGATCTTGTCCAGCTCCAGCGCACCCGGCACCGGCAGCGTGTCCGTGAACACGAACTCGCTCACCTTCGAGTTCTTCAGGCGGTCCGCCGCCGGACCCGACAGGATGCCGTGCGTCGCCGTCACGATGACGTCCTCCGCACCGTGCGCGAACAGCGCGTCCGCCGCGGCGCAGATCGTGCCGCCCGTGTCGACCATGTCGTCGACCAGGACACAGACGCGGCCCTTCACGTCACCGACGACCTCGTGGACGGTCACCTGGTTGGCGACGTCCTTGTCACGACGCTTGTGCACGATCGCCAGCGGCGCGTCCAGACGGTCGCACCAGCGGTCGGCGACCCGCACGCGGCCGGCGTCCGGGGAGACGATCGTCAGCTTCTCGCGGTCGACCTTCGCACCCACGTAGTCCGCCAGGACCGGCAGGGCCGACAGGTGGTCCACCGGACCGTCGAAGAAGCCCTGGATCTGGTCCGTGTGCAGGTCCACGGTCAGGATCCGGTCCGCACCCGAGGTCTTCAGCAGGTCCGCGACCAGACGGGCCGAGATCGGCTCACGACCACGGTGCTTCTTGTCCTGACGGGCGTAGCCGTACGACGGGATGATCACCGTGATGCTCCGCGCGGAGGCGCGCTTCAGAGCATCGATCATGATCAGCTGCTCCATGATCCACTTGTTGATCGGAGCCGTGTGGCTCTGGATCAGGAAGCAGTCCGCGCCACGAGCCGACTCCTGGAAGCGGACGTAGATCTCGCCGTTCGCGAAGTCGAAAGCCTTGGTCGGCACGAGGCCGACACCCAGCTGGTGCGCGACCTCCTCGGCCAGCTCGGGGTGGGCGCGGCCGGAGAAGAGCATCAACTTCTTCTCGCCGGTCGTCTTGATCCCGGTCACAGCACTGTCTCCTCAGACGTGTCTCCGGCCGCGAAACACGAGCGTCCCTTGCGCGTGCGCGAGCCGGCCGAATTTGTGTGCACGTATCACGGTACGCCGAGTTCGACGTACCCGTTTCCGGTCAGCCTTCGCCGGCGGACTCCTCGGCGGCCACCTGAGCGGCCTGGGCGGCGGCGCTGCCCGGACGCTTCCGGGCCACCCAACCCTCGATATTCCGCTGCTGGCCACGGGCGACGGCCAGCGCACCCGCCGGAACGTCCTTGGTGATCACCGAACCCGCGGCGGTGTACGCACCGTCCCCGACCGTGACAGGCGCCACAAACATGTTGTCCGAACCGGTCCGGCAGTGCGACCCGATGTTCGTGTGGTGCTTCTTCTCGCCGTCGTAGTTCACGAACACGCTCGCGGCGCCGATGTTCGAGTACTCGCCGATCGTCGCGTCACCCACGTACGAGAGGTGCGGGACCTTGGTGCCCTCGCCGATCGAGGCGTTCTTCGTCTCGACGTAGGTGCCGATCTTGCCCTTGGCGCCGAGGTTCGTCCCCGGACGCAGGTACGCGAACGGCCCCACGGAGGCGTTCTCGCCGACCACCGCGGAATCGGCGACGGTGTTGTCCACCCGGGCGCCCGCGCGGACCGTCGTGTCCTTCAGGCGCGTGTTCGGACCCACCTCGGCGTCCTCGCCGATGTGCGTCGCGCCCAGCAGCTGCGTACCCGGGTGGATCAGGGCGTCCCGCTCGAACGTCACGGTCACGTCGACGAACACGGAGGACGGGTCGACGACGGTGACACCGGCCGTCATGGCCCGCTCGAGCAGCCGCCGGTTCAGCAGGCCACGGGCCTCCGCGAGCTGCACCCGGTTGTTGATCCCGAGGATCTCCCGGTGGTCGCCCGCGACCGAGGCGCCCACCCGGTGGCCGGCCTCACGCAGGATCGACAGCACGTCGGTGAGGTACTCCTCGCCCTGGCTGTTGTCCGTCCGCACCTTGCCCAGCGCGTCGGCGAGCAGCTGCCCGTCGAACGCGAACACGCCCGAGTTGATCTCCTTGATCGCGCGCTGCTCGTCGGAGGCGTCCTTGTGCTCCACGATCTCGGTGACGGCGCCGGAGGCGTCGCGCACGATCCGGCCGTACCCGGTGGAGTCCGGGACCTCGGCGGTCAGCACGGTCACGGCGTTGCCGTCGGCGGCGTGCGTCGCGGCGAGCGCCTGCAGCGTCTCGCCGGAGAGCAGCGGGGTGTCGCCGCACACGACGACGACGGTGCCGTCGGGGGCCTGGCCCAGCTCCTCGAGCGCCATCCGCACCGCGTGCCCGGTGCCGTTCTGCTCGTACTGCACGGCGGTACGGGTACCGGCGTAGTACGCGTCGAGGTGCGCGGACACCTGCTCGCGGGCGTGCCCCACGACGACGACGAGGTTCTCGGGGTCGAGCTCCCGAGCTGCGGAGACGACGTGTCCGACGAGCGAACGCCCGCAGATCTCGTGGAGGACCTTGGGAGTCTTCGACTTCATACGGGTGCCTTCACCCGCTGCGAGTACGACGACGGCGGCCGGGCGTGTGGCGCTCACGGAAATGCCCTTCGGCTTCGGGTGGTGGACACCCGAAGGATACCGGGGGGTGCCGGCTCGCAAATGAGTGCGGGTCCCGACCGGTGAGGTCGGGACCCGAACTGAGCATGTGTGCTCCCGGGGGAGGACTCGAACCCCCATGATCAGAACCAAAATCTGACGTCTTGCCCTTAGACGACCCGGGATTACCGCTATGTCCGATTTTGCTGAACGGCCGCGGATGCAGCCCCTACTATGCCGTACCACCAGCCCTCGATGCGACGGTACAGATCTGCGCTGTCGCGAACGCGCACGACGAGGCAACCGCGGTAACTCTCGCCGACGTTCTTGCGCACAGTCGTGGGGTTGTGGCGCTTCAGCGTCGTCTTGCCGAGCCGCGAGGCGTCGATGCCGACGAGGTCGGCCCAGTACTTCTCCGCGCCGGCGATGTCGGCCGTCTCGTGGATCATCACGTAGTAGCAGCGCCGCTCCGGTTCGATGTCGAGGAGGTCGAGCCAAGCGAGAAAGACCCGGATCATGCCTGGGTCGCTATTGACGAAGGTCACCCGCTCCCGGCGGGCGTGCGGCTTGTCCTTAGTGCCTTCTGCCCAGTAGAGACTCGTGCCCAACATCATGAGCTCGCGAGTCGACAGTTCCCCGATCTCGGCGGCAGCCGACGCCTTGACCTTGCGACGTTCCTCCTCGCGTCGGCGGAGTGTGGGCTCCCAGCCGCGCTTCGCGATCTCGGACGCCTGCTCCCGTGTCCGCGGCTCCGGCTTCGGGAGGTCGCGGACCCACAGGGATATCGAGCTCTTCGAGCACCCCAGTTCGACCTGGATCTGGTCGTAGGTCATGCCCTGCAGGCGCAGCTCCCGGGCCTTCGCCCGGAGGTCGTCCTTGGCGTTGGGGCGCTTCGTCCACTCCGGCGGGGGCTCGCCCTTCACGAGGCGGTGGAGGAGGTCGTTGTTGAAGACCTTCAGGCGGTCGCGGATCTGGCGGAGGCTGAGGCCCTCGCGGCGTAGCGCGACGGCTTGCTCGCGGAGGGTTTCGAAGTCGGCGGCGTACCGGCTCGTCTCGGTGGTCATGGGGGCACCTTCGTCCGGAATCCGGACGTCCGGGTCGAAAGTGCGGGCGATTCACCAGTTCGAGCGACACGTGAGTCTCCGGAAAATGACTCGCGCCCGCCCGTAGGCTGGGACGCATGACCGCAACGGGGGCACACCAGGACGCGGCGGGCGGGCCCGCGCGGGGCTGGTTGTGGTGGGGGAGACGGCGCAGCGCGGTGCTGGACGTCGGGCTGGGGCTCGTGTCGGCGCTGGAGTGCGCCCTGGAGGGGATCGGGTTCGCGGAGCGGGCTGCGGTGCCGGTGCCGGTGGGGGTGCTGTTCGGGCTGTCGGCGGGGTTCGTGCTGGTGCTGCGGCGGCGGTGGCCGATCGTCGTGGTGCTGGTGTCGATCGCGACGACGCCCGCCGAGATGGGCTACCTGATGGGGATCGTCGGGCTGTACTCGCTCGCCGCCTCCGAGGTGCCGCGCCGGATCACGGCGCTGCTGGCCGGGATGTCGACGGTCGCGGTGTTCCTGGTGACCGTCGTACGGCTGCGGCAGGACGTGATGCAGGCCGACGTCGACCAGCGGGACTTCGATCCGAGCGGCTGGTACGTTCCTGTCGTCTCGCTCTTCATGACGCTGGGGCTGAACGCGCCGCCGGTGCTGTTCGGGCTGTACATCGGGGCCCGGCGGCGGCTCATGGAGAGCCTGCGGGAGCGGGCGGACAGTCTGGAGCAGGAGTTGTCGCTGCTGGCGGACCGGGCCGAGCAGCGGGCGCAGTGGGCGCGGCAGGAGGAGCGGACCCGGATCGCGCGGGAGATGCACGACGTGGTGGCGCACCGGGTGTCGTTGATGGTGGTGCATGCGGCGGCGTTGCAGGCGGTGGCGCTGAAGGATCCGCAGAAGGCGGTGCGGAACGCGGCGCTGGTGGGTGACATGGGCCGGCAGGCGCTGACCGAGTTGCGGGAGATGCTCGGCGTGCTGCGGGAGGAGGAGGCGCCGTCGGGCGGGGCTCCGGTGCCCGTGCCGCTGGCCGCCGTGGGGCGGGCCGCCGCCGCGGCCGCCGAGGCGGCGTCGGAGGACGGGCCGTGTCTGGACGCCCTGGAGGAGTTGGTCGAGCAGTCCCGGCAGGCCGGGGTGGTCGTGGAGCTGATGGTGCTGGGGGAGGCGCGGGCGTACGCGGCGGCGGTCGAGCAGACCGCCTACCGGGTGGTGCAGGAGGCGTTGACGAACGTGCACAAGCACGCGGCGGGGGCGAAGGTCGTGGTGCGGTTGGCGCATCGGGAGGCCGAGGTCGCGATGCAGGTGGAGAACGGTCCGTCGGACGCGGCGGTCGCGGACGCGCATCTGCCGAGCGGCGGGAACGGTCTGGTGGGGATGCGGGAGCGGGTGCATCGGCTGGGCGGGGTGTTCGTCTCGGGGCCGACGGACGCGGGCGGGTTCCGGGTGTCGGCGGTGTTGCCGTCGGCGGCCGGGGAGTAGCCGGTTCTGTCGCTGCCGCCGGACGCCGCGCTGCCTGATGTCCTCAGGCCCCTGTCGTCAGTCTGGTCGGGCTGGTGCCCGTGATCAGGGTGGCGAGGGCGGTGTCGATGTCGCGGCCGAGGTACCAGTCGCCGGTGTGGTCGAGGCTGTAGACGCGGCCTTCCGCGTCGATGGCGAGGACGGCCTGGTGGTCGCCCTCCTCGCCGAGGGGCGTGATCTCGGTGTCGAGGGCGCGGCCGAGGTCGCCGAGGGTGCGGGCGAGGTGGAGTCCGGCGAGCGGGTCGATGCGGACGGCGGCGGGGGCGATGTGCCGGCCGGTGCCGGGGCCGGTGACCTGGAGTCCGCCGAATTCGGCCCAGGCCTCGACGGCGGCCGGGAAGACGGCGTGCCGGTGTCCGGCCGGGGAGACGTGGGCGCGCAGGGTGTCGGCCCAGTGTTCGGCCTGCTTGATGTCCCATCGGCCGGGCTGCCAGCCCGCCTCGCGGAGGACCGCGTCGACGTTGCCGGGGAACCGGGTGGTGTGGAGGTCGGGCATGCGGTGCGGGTCAGCCGTTCTGGGCGGTCGGGGCAGTGGGTTCGACGGGCTGGACGCCGAAGTGGGCGAGCATCGCCGTACAGGTGCGGCAGGGTGCGGCGTAGCTGCCGTGGAGCGGGTCGCCGTCCTCGCGGATGCGCCGCGCGGTGAGCTTGGCGTGCTTGAGGGAGCGGCGGGCCTCGCTGTGGGTGAGCGGCTTGCGCTGGGCGCGCTTGGATCGGCTGCTCTCGGCGGATGTGAGGTGCCGGGAGAGCAGGATGGCTTCGGGGCAGCGGCCGGTGAAGCGTTCGCGCTGGTTGCTGGTGAGGGTGTCGAGGAAGTCCTGGACGAGGGCGTGCAGGACGGGTGCCTGGTCGCCGCGGCCTGCGGTGCAGGTGAGGGTTTCGCCGCGGACGGAGAGGGCGGCGCCGACGGTGGGCAGGATGCCGTCGCGGCGGTGTCGGAGTGAGGGTGCGCGGTGGGGCTCCGTGGTGCTCCAGCTGAGGCGTGGGTCACCCTGTGTGTGGGGTGGTGCGGGTGGTTGTGTTGCGTACATGGTGCTCGTCTTCCCTCCCTGCAATCCCCCGAGTTGCGTGAACAGCCTGCCAAACGGGGTGCCCGCTGTGGAAGCTGGGTGGAGAAACGTGCCCTTCGGTGTGTCGCGGTCATAGCCGTTCCGTCATGCGGTCGTGACACTTGGTCACGGTCGGTGCGGGTGGGGGTTCGGACTCGGGCGGCCCTGGCCGGGCACCGCATAGGCTGTGCGGAATCAGCCAGCAGCCAGCGCAGGGGGCAACCGCCATGACGACAGGTCGGCTCGGGCAGGATGCCGCGCCACCGAACGCGGCCTACGCCGGGCAGGTCGTGCACTTCCCGGACCCGGTCCGGGCTTCCCGGCATCCCCGAGGGGTGCGGGTCGACGAGCACGGTTACCCGGATTTCTCGCCGTACGCCCGTGCGGCGGCGGAGATCGCGGAGCCGCCGCAGGGCTTCGGCGTCGACGAGCTGCGGCTGACGGACTATGTGTCCGCGAACGCGGCGCTGGCCGCTTCGGGGCACGAGCTGTGGGACACGATCCCTGCGGTGGCGACGCCGCACGGCTGGACGTGGCATCACGTGGCGGGGACGCGGCGGATGGAGCTGGTCCCGGTCGAGGTGAAGGCGCTGCTGCGGCATCACGGTGGTGTGGCGACGGCGGCGGTGGACCACGGCAAGCGCGGGACCCGGCCGCTGCAGGAGACCCGGCCCGCGCACTTCGGGCTGCCGAAGGCGCGGATGTCGGTGTCGGAGCAGCAGTTGCAGGGCGTGGAGGAGGACCTGGGGTACCGCCTGCCGGGCGG
This sequence is a window from Streptomyces sp. HUAS YS2. Protein-coding genes within it:
- a CDS encoding ribose-phosphate diphosphokinase gives rise to the protein MTGIKTTGEKKLMLFSGRAHPELAEEVAHQLGVGLVPTKAFDFANGEIYVRFQESARGADCFLIQSHTAPINKWIMEQLIMIDALKRASARSITVIIPSYGYARQDKKHRGREPISARLVADLLKTSGADRILTVDLHTDQIQGFFDGPVDHLSALPVLADYVGAKVDREKLTIVSPDAGRVRVADRWCDRLDAPLAIVHKRRDKDVANQVTVHEVVGDVKGRVCVLVDDMVDTGGTICAAADALFAHGAEDVIVTATHGILSGPAADRLKNSKVSEFVFTDTLPVPGALELDKITVLSIAPTIARAVREVFEDGSVTSLFEEH
- the glmU gene encoding bifunctional UDP-N-acetylglucosamine diphosphorylase/glucosamine-1-phosphate N-acetyltransferase GlmU, with product MSATRPAAVVVLAAGEGTRMKSKTPKVLHEICGRSLVGHVVSAARELDPENLVVVVGHAREQVSAHLDAYYAGTRTAVQYEQNGTGHAVRMALEELGQAPDGTVVVVCGDTPLLSGETLQALAATHAADGNAVTVLTAEVPDSTGYGRIVRDASGAVTEIVEHKDASDEQRAIKEINSGVFAFDGQLLADALGKVRTDNSQGEEYLTDVLSILREAGHRVGASVAGDHREILGINNRVQLAEARGLLNRRLLERAMTAGVTVVDPSSVFVDVTVTFERDALIHPGTQLLGATHIGEDAEVGPNTRLKDTTVRAGARVDNTVADSAVVGENASVGPFAYLRPGTNLGAKGKIGTYVETKNASIGEGTKVPHLSYVGDATIGEYSNIGAASVFVNYDGEKKHHTNIGSHCRTGSDNMFVAPVTVGDGAYTAAGSVITKDVPAGALAVARGQQRNIEGWVARKRPGSAAAQAAQVAAEESAGEG
- the pth gene encoding aminoacyl-tRNA hydrolase encodes the protein MTTDANAPWLIVGLGNPGPEYAANRHNVGFMVADLLAERIGGKFKRAQKAQAQVVEGRMGPPGPANRRVILAKPMSYMNLSGGPVTALRDFYKVPTAHVVAVHDELDIDYGVLRLKLGGGDNGHNGLKSMTKAMGADYHRVRFGIGRPPGRMQVADFVLKDFSSTERKELDYFVDRAADSVECLVAEGLERAQSAYNS
- a CDS encoding SMI1/KNR4 family protein, producing the protein MTTGRLGQDAAPPNAAYAGQVVHFPDPVRASRHPRGVRVDEHGYPDFSPYARAAAEIAEPPQGFGVDELRLTDYVSANAALAASGHELWDTIPAVATPHGWTWHHVAGTRRMELVPVEVKALLRHHGGVATAAVDHGKRGTRPLQETRPAHFGLPKARMSVSEQQLQGVEEDLGYRLPGGYRSFLKAAGGCAPVGAALDAELGLLVDQPFFTVREEAGVNDLVYVNKCLRDHLTKDYLGVAFVQGGILAVKVRGEGVGSVWFCAYDDARDRNGLSVQERAETLLLPCGTDFDDFLQRLAGNPPELETVANLMVDGGFAQVVAVGE
- a CDS encoding sensor histidine kinase codes for the protein MTATGAHQDAAGGPARGWLWWGRRRSAVLDVGLGLVSALECALEGIGFAERAAVPVPVGVLFGLSAGFVLVLRRRWPIVVVLVSIATTPAEMGYLMGIVGLYSLAASEVPRRITALLAGMSTVAVFLVTVVRLRQDVMQADVDQRDFDPSGWYVPVVSLFMTLGLNAPPVLFGLYIGARRRLMESLRERADSLEQELSLLADRAEQRAQWARQEERTRIAREMHDVVAHRVSLMVVHAAALQAVALKDPQKAVRNAALVGDMGRQALTELREMLGVLREEEAPSGGAPVPVPLAAVGRAAAAAAEAASEDGPCLDALEELVEQSRQAGVVVELMVLGEARAYAAAVEQTAYRVVQEALTNVHKHAAGAKVVVRLAHREAEVAMQVENGPSDAAVADAHLPSGGNGLVGMRERVHRLGGVFVSGPTDAGGFRVSAVLPSAAGE
- a CDS encoding YwqJ-related putative deaminase gives rise to the protein MYATQPPAPPHTQGDPRLSWSTTEPHRAPSLRHRRDGILPTVGAALSVRGETLTCTAGRGDQAPVLHALVQDFLDTLTSNQRERFTGRCPEAILLSRHLTSAESSRSKRAQRKPLTHSEARRSLKHAKLTARRIREDGDPLHGSYAAPCRTCTAMLAHFGVQPVEPTAPTAQNG
- a CDS encoding 50S ribosomal protein L25/general stress protein Ctc, translated to MSEVKLAASVRTEFGKGAARKIRRAGQVPGVLYGHGSDPIHLNLPGHELQLALRTPNVLLSLDIEGKGQELAIPKAAQRDPLKGFLEHVDLLLVKRGEKVTVEVVIETEGELAPGSFLVEHVLNTLSVEAEATHIPESVTVSIAGLEAGASILAKDIALPKGTTLVTDEDAVAIQILAAQAEEPAAEAAEGEAAEGAEA
- a CDS encoding SUKH-3 domain-containing protein, giving the protein MPDLHTTRFPGNVDAVLREAGWQPGRWDIKQAEHWADTLRAHVSPAGHRHAVFPAAVEAWAEFGGLQVTGPGTGRHIAPAAVRIDPLAGLHLARTLGDLGRALDTEITPLGEEGDHQAVLAIDAEGRVYSLDHTGDWYLGRDIDTALATLITGTSPTRLTTGA